The following proteins are encoded in a genomic region of Carettochelys insculpta isolate YL-2023 chromosome 34, ASM3395843v1, whole genome shotgun sequence:
- the NYAP1 gene encoding neuronal tyrosine-phosphorylated phosphoinositide-3-kinase adapter 1: protein MSTGPQEALVSAFLQFIEERGSRAFGALSRTCPPLRPDMNLLYRRSRLEWRQHKDQEAKKGSAKDPGAGKMRDVASFRRHFRMGFMTMPASQEHTPHPCASAMAPRSLSCHSVGSVESSEGPVGARQPPAKPQRHPSTKLSMAGEGRAMEPGGSWKMGPSKSCSESREMGRKVPPQKPKRSPNTHLSVSFDETYAGRSLVTPPGGGAPPRFSRAFSHSHAPGPEPEDEEPVYIEMVGDVLRGAGPPQQPPPAAEEDSDDSEAIYEEMKYPLAEEAGEGLAPSPHQAKGPAGQTSPCDIPAPFPNLLQHRPPLLAFPPGKGHRPGGHEASKLPVPCQAKEAPAAPHPPGPLVPSGRARSHSSPLPPQPAGPALPGCHGALCPPAKGLPSLLPVPQPAKDKDKDKDKAAVAYTMVYSAVKVTTHAVLPAPQKGEKEIAVLHSMVCTSTAHPLAGPPRSQPPLGLLWTCPARPPAYESLRGAGPKGAAGPPPARPPLQDRGALAGLACSRTAPAADGELLGWALQRKGLYGPRKGKELDKAAEAPRAWNGSSETQLKPEREAKAPAGPSLSGIPVRAPGPEGLGPKLPGCRTGLPMPCQTFPACHRNGDLTGGYRLGRSASTSGVRHTTSHTPRPCSHPKDTASLGRPPLPPAGAVAAAVAVQGTPERDGKLLEVIERKRYVCKEIKARHRPERGLCKQESMPILPSWRRSSDSRKAAGTPPCRRQHTVLWDTAI, encoded by the exons ATGAGCACAGGCCCCCAGGAGGCTCTGGTGTCGGCCTTCCTGCAGTTCATCGAGGAGCGTGGCAGCCGAGCATTTGGGGCGCTGAGCCGGACCTGCCCCCCGCTGCGCCCCGACATGAACCTGCTCTACCGCCGCAGCCGGCTGGAGTGGCGGCAGCACAAGGACCAGGAGGCCAAGAAGGG CTCCGCCAAGGACCCAGGAGCTGGGAAGATGAGGGACGTGGCCTCCTTCCGCCGCCACTTCCGCATGGGCTTCATGACTATGCCGGCCTCACAGGAGCACACGCCCCACCCCTGTGCCAGCGCCATGGCACCCCGCTCCCTCTCCTGCCACTCGGTCGGCAGCGTGGAGAGCAGCGAGGGCCCTGTGGGCGCCCGCCAGCCCCCGGCCAAGCCCCAGCGCCACCCCAGCACCAAGCTCAGCATGGCGGGCGAGGGGCGGGCCATGGAGCCGGGTGGCAGCTGGAAAATGG GCCCCTCAAAGTCATGCTCCGAGAGCCGGGAGATGGGGCGCAAGGTCCCCCCCCAGAAGCCGAAGCGGAGCCCCAACACCCACCTCTCAGTCTCCTTCGATGAGACCTATGCTGGCCGCTCTCTGGTGACTCCCCCGGGTGGCGGGGCCCCGCCACGCTTCAGCCGGGCCTTCTCGCACAGCCACGCCCCGGGCCCGGAGCCTGAGGATGAGGAGCCGGTGTACATCGAGATGGTGGGGGACGTGTTGCGGGGTGCTGGGCCCCCCCAGCAGCCGCCCCCTGCGGCGGAGGAGGACTCGGACGACAGTGAGGCCATCTACGAGGAGATGAAGTACCCGCTGGCTGAGGAGGCGGGtgagggcctggccccctccccacaccaggcCAAGGGGCCGGCGGGCCAGACCTCACCCTGTGACATCCCGGCCCCcttccccaacctgctgcagcaccgCCCACCCCTACTGGCCTTCCCCCCGGGCAAGGGGCACCGCCCGGGCGGCCACGAGGCCTCCAAGCTGCCCGTGCCGTGCCAGGCCAAGGAGGCGCCGGCCGCTCCCCACCCGCCCGGCCCGCTGGTGCCCTCGGGCCGTGCCCGGAGCCACTCCAGCCCGCTGCCCCCGCAGCCCGCCGGCCCAGCGCTGCCTGGCTGCCACGGCGCACTGTGCCCGCCCGCCAAggggctgccctccctgctgcccgtGCCGCAGCCGGCCAAGGACAAGGACAAGGACAAGGACAAGGCGGCCGTGGCCTACACGATGGTGTACTCGGCCGTCAAGGTCACCACGCACGCGGTGCTGCCGGCCCCGCAGAAGGGGGAGAAGGAGATTGCGGTGCTCCACAGCATGGTGTGCACCAGCACCGCCCACCCGCTCGCCGGCCCCCCGCGCTCCCAGCCGCCCCTGGGCCTGCTCTGGACTTGCCCGGCCCGGCCGCCGGCCTATGAGAGCCTCAGGGGAGCGGGGCCCAAGGGCGCCGCTGGGCCACCCCCCGCCAGGCCCCCGCTGCAGGACCGCGGGGCCCTCGCCGGCCTGGCCTGCTCCCGCACGGCGCCCGCCGCCGAcggggagctgctgggctgggcgcTGCAGAGGAAGGGGCTCTACGGCCCCCGGAAAGGCAAGGAGCTGGACA AGGCGGCGGAGGCCCCCCGGGCATGGAATGGCAGCAGCGAGACGCAGCTGAAACCGGAGCGGGAGGCCAAAGCCCCGGCAGGCCCCTCACTTTCGGGGATCCCTGTCCGGGCCCCGGGCCCCGAGGGGTTGGGGCCCAAGTTGCCAGGCTGCCGCACAGGGCTGCCTATGCCCTGCCAGaccttccctgcctgccaccgCAATGGAG ATCTCACTGGGGGCTACCGCCTGGGCCGGTCGGCCTCCACCTCTGGGGTGCGACACACCACGAGCCACACGCCGAGACCCTGCAGCCACCCCAAAGACACAGCCAGCCTG GGccggccccccctgcccccggcggGCGCGGTGGCGGCGGCGGTGGCGGTGCAGGGCACCCCCGAGCGGGACGGCAAGCTGCTGGAGGTGATCGAGCGGAAGCGCTACGTGTGCAAGGAGATCAAGGCCCGGCACCGGCCGGAGCGTGGCCTGTGCAAGCAGGAGAGCATGCCCATCCTGCCGAGCTGGCGCCGCAGCTCCGACAGCCGCAAGGCCGCGGGCACGCCGCCTTGCCGGCGCCAGCACACCGTGCTCTGGGACACGGCCATATGA